A window of the Lactobacillus gasseri ATCC 33323 = JCM 1131 genome harbors these coding sequences:
- a CDS encoding F0F1 ATP synthase subunit delta — protein sequence MALSREEIASRYSKALFAYAQDAKKLDEVHEDMNVLLQVAKENPDMLRLLSDPIIRKNQKEEFLSSFSGEFSSETKNFLEFLLEYGRFNALTEIIKAFDALYDEDKNIASGTAVSAINLDEDELNRISQAYAKKYGFKKLILTNEVDSSILGGIILKVGDRIIDGSIRTRLQQIREQLIENR from the coding sequence ATGGCTTTAAGTAGAGAAGAAATTGCTTCCAGATACAGTAAAGCTTTGTTTGCTTATGCACAGGATGCTAAAAAGCTTGATGAAGTACACGAAGATATGAATGTGTTGCTTCAAGTAGCTAAAGAGAATCCTGATATGCTACGCTTGTTAAGCGATCCAATTATTCGAAAGAATCAAAAAGAAGAATTTTTATCAAGTTTTAGTGGCGAATTTTCTTCTGAGACAAAGAATTTTTTAGAATTTCTTTTAGAATATGGAAGATTCAATGCCTTGACTGAAATCATTAAAGCCTTTGATGCGCTCTATGATGAAGATAAAAATATTGCTTCTGGTACAGCAGTGAGTGCTATTAATCTTGATGAGGACGAATTAAATCGTATTAGTCAAGCTTATGCTAAGAAGTATGGCTTTAAGAAATTGATTCTGACAAATGAAGTGGATTCCAGTATCTTAGGAGGTATAATCCTCAAAGTCGGGGATCGTATTATTGATGGTTCGATAAGAACTAGATTGCAACAAATTCGTGAGCAATTAATTGAAAATAGATAA
- a CDS encoding F0F1 ATP synthase subunit gamma, which translates to MAESLLELKKKIASIQKTGQITEAMRMVSGVKLNRTEKLDQEYTIYNDKVRATVSHLMSSQIVKQLGKETKEYNEFGGSASIDYSNFFDLGTLASLVQPRKKIKSTGYLVISGDRGLVGSYNSQVIKNMMSIFKDADAQNKDVKILAVGSVAAQFFKKQNLNVVYEYSGVSDVPTYNEVRDIIQTAVKLYLNGVYDELFVCYTHHVNTLTSAFRVESMLPISDIDINHKDTMPKDYIIEPDIDSVLKTVLPQFSKSMIFGAILDAKTAEHASSMTAMQSASKNADDVVSGLKTKLNRARQAQITTEITEIIGGANALE; encoded by the coding sequence TTGGCAGAATCTCTCCTTGAACTGAAAAAAAAGATTGCTTCAATCCAGAAGACAGGTCAGATCACTGAAGCTATGAGAATGGTTTCTGGTGTTAAACTGAATAGAACTGAAAAGCTGGATCAAGAATATACTATTTATAACGATAAGGTTAGAGCAACAGTTTCTCACTTGATGAGTTCACAAATTGTGAAGCAATTAGGTAAGGAAACTAAAGAATATAATGAATTTGGTGGCTCTGCCAGCATAGATTATAGTAACTTCTTTGATTTAGGTACTCTTGCGTCTTTAGTTCAGCCTCGTAAAAAAATTAAATCCACTGGTTACTTAGTAATTAGTGGTGATAGAGGGTTAGTTGGTTCTTATAACAGTCAAGTTATTAAGAATATGATGAGTATTTTTAAAGATGCTGACGCTCAGAATAAAGACGTTAAAATTTTGGCAGTAGGTAGTGTAGCAGCACAATTCTTTAAGAAACAAAATTTAAATGTTGTGTATGAATATAGTGGCGTAAGTGATGTTCCAACTTACAATGAAGTAAGAGACATTATTCAAACTGCTGTTAAATTGTATTTAAATGGCGTTTACGATGAACTTTTCGTTTGTTATACGCACCACGTAAATACATTGACTTCTGCTTTTAGAGTAGAAAGTATGCTTCCAATATCTGACATTGATATTAATCATAAAGATACAATGCCAAAGGATTACATTATTGAACCAGATATTGATTCAGTATTAAAAACAGTTTTACCTCAGTTTTCTAAATCAATGATTTTCGGTGCTATTTTGGATGCTAAAACTGCAGAACATGCCAGTTCTATGACTGCAATGCAGAGTGCATCTAAAAATGCTGATGATGTTGTATCTGGGTTGAAGACAAAATTGAACCGAGCAAGACAGGCACAGATTACTACCGAAATTACTGAAATTATCGGTGGAGCAAATGCCTTAGAATAA
- the prfA gene encoding peptide chain release factor 1, translating to MDKVMAQLEGLVAHYEELQEMMADPEVINDTKRYMEISKEEADMREVVQKYRKYKSDIKEIDDNKEIISSESDDDLVEMAKEENSELEKEVAKLEDEIKILMLPKDPNDDKDIIMEIRGAAGGDEASLFAGDLLRMYEKYAETQGWKVSLIDSEPTEVGGYKRVAVMITGDKVYSKLKYENGAHRVQRVPVTESQGRVHTSTATVAVMPEYEQVDIDLDPKDIRVDVYRSSGAGGQHINKTSSAVRMTHLPTGIVVAMQDQRSQQQNREKAMQILKSRVYDYYESQNRDKYDAKRKDAVGTGDRSERIRTYNYPQNRVTDHRIGLTLNKLDRVMNGELDEIINALVLYYQTQQLEKMAEENA from the coding sequence ATGGATAAAGTAATGGCTCAGTTGGAAGGATTAGTTGCCCATTATGAAGAACTTCAAGAAATGATGGCCGATCCGGAAGTTATTAATGATACTAAGCGCTATATGGAGATTTCTAAAGAAGAAGCTGATATGCGTGAAGTAGTACAAAAGTATCGAAAGTACAAGTCTGATATAAAGGAAATTGATGATAATAAAGAAATCATTTCAAGTGAGTCTGATGATGATTTGGTTGAAATGGCTAAGGAAGAAAATTCTGAATTAGAAAAAGAAGTTGCTAAATTAGAAGATGAAATTAAAATTTTGATGCTTCCTAAGGATCCCAATGATGATAAAGATATCATTATGGAAATTAGAGGAGCTGCTGGTGGGGATGAAGCATCCTTATTTGCTGGTGATTTACTCAGAATGTATGAAAAATATGCTGAGACTCAAGGCTGGAAAGTATCTTTAATTGACTCAGAGCCAACTGAAGTAGGGGGCTATAAGCGTGTTGCCGTTATGATTACCGGCGATAAAGTTTACTCAAAATTAAAGTATGAAAATGGTGCTCACCGTGTTCAACGTGTACCTGTAACTGAATCTCAAGGTCGTGTTCACACTTCAACTGCGACAGTTGCAGTTATGCCAGAATATGAACAAGTAGATATTGATTTAGACCCTAAAGATATTCGTGTGGATGTTTATCGTTCATCTGGTGCCGGTGGTCAGCACATTAACAAAACTTCTAGTGCTGTTCGTATGACTCACCTTCCAACTGGAATTGTGGTTGCTATGCAAGATCAACGTAGTCAACAACAAAACCGTGAAAAAGCAATGCAAATTTTAAAATCGCGTGTTTATGATTATTACGAAAGTCAAAATCGTGATAAGTACGATGCTAAAAGAAAAGATGCAGTCGGTACTGGGGACCGTTCAGAAAGAATTAGAACATATAATTATCCTCAAAATCGTGTAACTGATCACCGAATTGGCTTAACTTTGAACAAGCTTGATCGAGTAATGAACGGCGAACTAGATGAGATTATTAATGCCTTAGTTCTTTACTACCAAACCCAACAACTAGAAAAGATGGCTGAAGAAAATGCCTAA
- a CDS encoding L-threonylcarbamoyladenylate synthase: METKIFSKKQIPEAVELLKKGELVAFPTETVYGLGALATNEKAVKGVYAAKGRPSDNPLIVTVSDEKMMENYVNEVPERAKKLIKHFWPGPLTIILFVKEGTLPDAVTGGLPTAAFRCPDDELTHDLISELGKPIVGPSANTSTKPSPTTAGHVYHDLKGKIAGIIDNGPTEIGLESTIVDLSVETPTVLRPGEITPEEISKVLGEEVLMNKGTTQTKGVPKAPGMKYRHYAPSAPVFIVDKEEDFSKIKWDKETGVAALDEVLDKINSSNKYSLGTTIDKAAHNLFGALRYFDSENNIKRIYVQGFDHGTISPAYMNRLNKAAAGHHFH; the protein is encoded by the coding sequence ATGGAAACTAAGATTTTCAGTAAAAAACAAATTCCTGAAGCAGTTGAACTCTTGAAGAAAGGTGAATTGGTAGCCTTTCCAACTGAAACTGTGTACGGTCTTGGTGCTTTAGCAACTAATGAAAAAGCTGTTAAAGGAGTATATGCAGCTAAAGGACGTCCAAGTGATAATCCATTGATTGTCACTGTTTCTGATGAAAAAATGATGGAAAATTATGTTAATGAAGTACCAGAGCGAGCAAAAAAATTAATTAAGCATTTTTGGCCTGGTCCATTAACAATTATTCTTTTCGTTAAAGAAGGTACTTTACCTGATGCTGTAACAGGGGGACTCCCAACTGCTGCTTTCCGTTGTCCAGATGATGAACTGACTCATGACTTGATTAGCGAGCTAGGTAAGCCAATTGTAGGTCCGTCTGCTAATACTTCAACTAAGCCAAGCCCAACCACAGCTGGCCATGTTTATCATGACCTAAAGGGAAAGATTGCTGGAATTATTGATAATGGACCAACAGAAATTGGGTTAGAGTCAACAATTGTTGATTTATCAGTAGAAACGCCTACTGTTCTTCGTCCTGGAGAAATTACTCCTGAAGAAATTTCAAAAGTGCTTGGAGAAGAAGTATTGATGAATAAGGGTACGACTCAAACTAAGGGTGTACCAAAGGCTCCAGGTATGAAATATCGTCATTATGCTCCTAGTGCTCCAGTCTTCATCGTTGATAAAGAAGAAGATTTTTCAAAGATTAAATGGGACAAGGAAACTGGAGTGGCCGCTTTAGATGAAGTACTTGATAAAATTAATAGCTCTAATAAATATAGCTTAGGTACAACGATTGATAAGGCAGCACACAACCTATTCGGTGCTCTTAGGTATTTTGATAGTGAAAATAATATTAAGCGCATTTATGTGCAAGGTTTTGATCATGGAACAATTAGTCCTGCTTATATGAATCGTTTAAACAAAGCAGCTGCTGGACATCATTTTCATTAA
- a CDS encoding thymidine kinase, with product MAQLFFRYGAMSSGKSIEILKVAHNYEAQGRKIALMTSSVDDRSGVGTVASRIGLHRKAEPISEDLNLFNYVSEMNKNDVESGNGTVACVLIDEAQFLKKHHVLECARIVDELKIPVMAFGLKNDFQNHLFEGSENLLIFADKIEEMKTICHYCGHKATMNLRINSGKPVYEGEQVQIGGDESYYPVCRFHYFHPDKQR from the coding sequence GTGGCGCAATTGTTTTTTCGCTATGGTGCAATGAGTAGTGGTAAGTCAATTGAAATACTAAAGGTTGCCCATAATTATGAGGCACAAGGTCGAAAAATTGCCTTAATGACGAGTAGTGTAGATGATAGGAGTGGTGTGGGGACAGTTGCTTCTAGAATTGGCCTTCACCGTAAGGCTGAGCCGATTAGTGAAGATTTGAATTTGTTTAACTACGTTTCAGAAATGAATAAGAATGATGTTGAGTCTGGTAATGGGACTGTGGCTTGTGTTTTAATTGACGAGGCACAGTTTTTAAAGAAACATCATGTTTTAGAATGTGCAAGGATTGTTGACGAATTAAAGATTCCTGTGATGGCATTTGGCCTAAAGAATGATTTTCAGAATCATTTATTCGAAGGTAGTGAAAACTTATTGATTTTTGCTGATAAAATAGAAGAAATGAAGACCATTTGTCACTACTGCGGTCATAAGGCTACAATGAATTTGCGAATTAATTCTGGAAAACCTGTTTATGAGGGTGAACAAGTTCAAATTGGCGGAGATGAGTCTTATTATCCCGTGTGTCGTTTTCACTATTTTCATCCCGATAAACAAAGATAA
- the atpE gene encoding F0F1 ATP synthase subunit C, protein MKYLAAAIAAGLAALAASWGNGKVISKTIEGIARQPESANNLRSTMFIGVGLIEAVPILAIVIGFLILFL, encoded by the coding sequence ATGAAATATTTAGCTGCCGCAATTGCCGCCGGTTTAGCTGCTTTAGCTGCTTCCTGGGGTAACGGAAAAGTTATTTCAAAAACTATTGAAGGTATCGCAAGACAACCAGAATCTGCTAACAACTTAAGATCAACTATGTTTATCGGTGTTGGTTTGATCGAAGCCGTTCCTATTTTGGCTATCGTTATTGGTTTCTTGATTCTCTTCCTGTAA
- the upp gene encoding uracil phosphoribosyltransferase produces the protein MGKFTVLNHPLIQHKLTIIRKKDTGTNEFRQIVGEIGGLMVYEMTRDLPLKNVEIETPIGKSTQKELAGKKLVIVPILRAGLGMVDGVLQMIPSAKVGHIGMYRDEETLKPHEYFFKMPPDIEERECIIVDPMLATGGSANMAIGALKKRGAKNIRLAVLVAAPEGVKAVQEANPDVDIYAAEEDEKLMDNGYIYPGLGDAGDRLFGTK, from the coding sequence ATGGGTAAGTTTACCGTTTTGAATCACCCGTTGATCCAACATAAGTTGACAATCATCCGTAAGAAAGATACAGGTACGAACGAATTTCGTCAAATTGTTGGTGAAATTGGTGGACTCATGGTGTATGAAATGACACGTGATTTGCCATTGAAGAATGTTGAGATTGAAACTCCAATTGGAAAGTCAACTCAAAAAGAATTAGCAGGTAAAAAATTGGTTATTGTGCCAATTCTGCGTGCTGGTCTTGGAATGGTCGATGGTGTTCTTCAAATGATCCCATCTGCTAAAGTCGGACATATTGGCATGTATCGTGATGAAGAGACTTTAAAGCCACATGAATATTTCTTCAAGATGCCACCAGATATTGAAGAACGTGAATGTATTATTGTTGATCCAATGCTTGCTACCGGTGGATCAGCAAACATGGCTATTGGAGCATTAAAGAAGCGTGGTGCTAAAAACATTCGCTTAGCTGTTTTAGTTGCAGCTCCTGAAGGTGTAAAGGCTGTTCAAGAAGCAAATCCTGATGTTGATATCTATGCAGCAGAAGAAGATGAAAAATTAATGGATAACGGTTACATCTACCCAGGTCTAGGGGATGCAGGAGATAGATTGTTCGGAACTAAGTAA
- a CDS encoding Mur ligase family protein — protein sequence MNLKSGIAKVAGKSSYWFLHNVLKGGTSFPGKFAMKIDPEVLNSLAKGYETIIVTGTNGKTMTTALIVEALKKKYGDILTNPSGSNMQQGIVTAFLAHKNKKAKKKIAVLEVDEANVKMVTKLLHPSVFVLTNIFRDQMDRYGEIYTTYQKIVDGIKLAPNATIIANGDASIFSSVELPNKKVFYGFKLPDDKAENDFKAPVNTDGVLCPKCDHILHYHERVYANLGDFFCPNCGYHRPELTYSVDQIIDQTPNSLKFKMGEKEYSIGIGGTYNIYNALAAYSVAREFGLSEEEVAQSFAENKRIFGRQELINYAGKEIDLILVKNPVGLDEVLHMLNTEKDSYSLVTLLNANHADGIDTSWIWDADYEGLNKDKIKKVLVGGRRWHDMGFRLEVSGFDPGLMTTVTNNDALLDEISKLPTKKVYILATYTAMLSLRKTMGEKKIIKAGM from the coding sequence ATGAATTTAAAATCAGGCATCGCTAAGGTAGCCGGTAAATCTTCTTACTGGTTTCTTCATAATGTATTAAAGGGCGGGACGAGTTTTCCTGGAAAATTTGCCATGAAAATTGATCCTGAAGTATTAAATTCATTAGCAAAAGGCTATGAAACAATCATTGTTACTGGAACTAACGGTAAAACAATGACAACTGCTTTAATTGTAGAAGCATTAAAGAAAAAATATGGTGATATTTTAACTAATCCATCTGGCTCGAATATGCAACAAGGAATTGTAACAGCATTTCTAGCTCATAAAAATAAGAAAGCCAAAAAGAAAATTGCTGTACTAGAAGTTGACGAAGCAAACGTCAAAATGGTAACTAAATTACTTCATCCTAGCGTATTCGTTTTAACAAATATTTTTCGTGATCAAATGGATCGTTATGGTGAAATTTATACTACTTACCAAAAAATTGTTGACGGAATTAAATTAGCCCCAAATGCTACAATTATTGCTAATGGGGACGCAAGTATTTTCTCCTCAGTTGAGCTTCCAAATAAAAAAGTATTTTATGGCTTTAAGCTACCAGATGATAAAGCTGAAAATGATTTTAAAGCTCCAGTAAATACTGATGGTGTATTATGTCCAAAATGTGACCATATCTTACATTATCATGAACGAGTTTATGCAAATTTAGGAGATTTCTTCTGCCCTAATTGCGGTTATCATAGACCTGAATTAACTTACAGCGTAGATCAAATTATTGATCAAACTCCAAATAGCTTAAAATTCAAAATGGGTGAAAAAGAATACAGTATTGGTATTGGGGGCACATATAATATCTACAATGCTTTAGCAGCTTATTCTGTTGCACGTGAATTTGGTTTAAGCGAGGAAGAAGTTGCACAAAGTTTTGCTGAAAATAAGCGAATTTTTGGTCGTCAAGAATTAATCAATTATGCAGGCAAAGAAATCGATTTAATTTTAGTCAAAAATCCTGTTGGTCTTGATGAAGTCCTTCATATGCTCAACACTGAGAAAGATAGCTACTCTCTAGTTACTCTTTTAAATGCAAATCATGCAGATGGAATTGATACTTCTTGGATTTGGGACGCAGACTATGAAGGCCTCAACAAAGATAAAATTAAAAAAGTATTAGTTGGTGGAAGACGTTGGCATGACATGGGCTTTAGATTAGAAGTTTCTGGATTTGATCCAGGCCTAATGACTACAGTTACTAATAATGATGCTTTATTAGACGAAATTTCAAAATTACCAACTAAAAAAGTATATATCCTTGCTACCTACACTGCTATGCTTTCACTTCGTAAAACTATGGGTGAAAAGAAGATTATTAAAGCAGGTATGTAA
- the prmC gene encoding peptide chain release factor N(5)-glutamine methyltransferase, giving the protein MPKSLKQIKEAVLKDSPEIRSDDIDYVLGERLGYTPSEFLLHIDDELSLAQEKQALKDMKKLCRGISPQYILGYAWFYGYKILVNRGVLIPRFETEELVKWALENIKSGEKILDLGTGSGAIMVALVKQAQDRKIENLILYASDITDAALRESEENFLKYDLDVRTRKANVLVGLEKFDTIISNPPYIKTSEKDLMDANVIKNEPDTALYGGEDGLDFYRKFAKQIRSHLYSHGQFFLEFGFSEKDQLKDLFEAELPDFEIEFKNDLAGKPRMVHGRWKK; this is encoded by the coding sequence ATGCCTAAAAGTTTAAAGCAGATCAAGGAAGCTGTGTTAAAAGATAGTCCTGAAATTCGTTCAGATGATATTGACTATGTACTGGGCGAAAGATTAGGCTATACGCCTTCAGAATTTCTACTACATATAGATGATGAATTAAGTCTAGCTCAAGAAAAACAAGCATTAAAAGATATGAAGAAATTATGTAGAGGGATATCTCCACAATATATTTTGGGATATGCTTGGTTTTACGGTTATAAAATTTTGGTTAATCGCGGTGTTTTAATACCTAGATTTGAAACTGAAGAACTTGTTAAGTGGGCTCTTGAAAATATTAAATCTGGTGAAAAAATTCTTGATTTAGGTACTGGCTCTGGAGCAATTATGGTTGCTTTAGTGAAGCAGGCTCAAGATCGAAAAATTGAAAATTTAATTCTATATGCTAGCGATATTACTGATGCTGCTTTACGTGAAAGCGAAGAGAACTTTTTAAAATATGATTTAGATGTTAGAACGCGTAAAGCTAATGTTTTAGTAGGTTTAGAAAAGTTTGATACCATTATTTCTAACCCACCTTATATCAAAACTAGCGAAAAAGATTTGATGGATGCAAATGTAATAAAAAATGAACCAGATACTGCATTATATGGTGGAGAAGATGGTTTGGATTTTTATCGGAAATTTGCTAAGCAAATTCGTTCGCATTTGTATTCTCATGGGCAATTTTTCCTGGAATTTGGCTTTAGCGAAAAAGATCAATTAAAGGACTTATTTGAAGCGGAATTACCAGATTTTGAAATTGAGTTTAAAAATGACTTAGCAGGTAAGCCAAGAATGGTTCATGGAAGGTGGAAGAAATAA
- the atpA gene encoding F0F1 ATP synthase subunit alpha: protein MSIKAEEISALIKQQLEKYDDKLNVNEVGTVTYVGDGIARAHGLNNVLSSELLQFSNGSYGIAQNLEANDVGIIILGRFDDIREGDQVKRTGRIMEVPVGDQLIGRVVNPLGQPVDGLGEIKTDKTRPIESKAPGVMDRQSVNQPLQTGIKAIDALVPIGRGQRELIIGDRKTGKTALALDTIINQKGQDVICIYVAIGQKESTVKNSVETLKRFGAMDYTIVVEAGPSEPAPMLYIAPYAGTAMGEEFMYNGKDVLIVFDDLSKQAVAYREISLLLRRPPGREAYPGDVFYLHSRLLERSAKLNKKLGGGSMTALPFIQTQAGDISAYIPTNVISITDGQIFLEADLFFAGTRPAINAGESVSRVGGSAQIKAMKKVAGTLRVDLASYRELESFAQFGSDLDQATQAKLNRGRRTVEVLKQPLHKPLPVEDEVLILYALTHGFLDAIPVPDIQRYELELYDYFASNYNDLLDVIRTTGDLPEEAKLNEALKNFNEGFSISKK, encoded by the coding sequence TTGAGCATTAAAGCGGAAGAAATTAGCGCTTTGATCAAGCAACAACTTGAGAAATATGATGATAAGCTCAACGTCAACGAAGTTGGTACTGTTACCTACGTCGGTGACGGTATCGCCCGTGCTCACGGTCTAAATAACGTATTATCAAGTGAATTGTTACAATTTTCTAACGGTTCATACGGTATTGCGCAAAACCTAGAAGCTAATGATGTTGGTATCATCATCTTAGGTCGCTTTGATGATATTCGTGAAGGCGACCAAGTTAAGCGTACTGGTCGAATTATGGAAGTTCCTGTTGGCGATCAATTAATTGGTCGTGTTGTGAACCCATTAGGACAACCAGTAGATGGTTTAGGTGAGATTAAGACTGATAAAACTAGACCTATCGAAAGTAAAGCTCCTGGTGTTATGGATAGACAATCCGTTAACCAACCTTTACAAACTGGTATTAAAGCTATCGATGCTTTAGTTCCAATTGGTCGAGGACAGCGTGAATTGATCATTGGTGACCGTAAGACAGGTAAAACTGCTCTTGCTTTGGATACTATCATTAATCAAAAAGGCCAAGATGTCATTTGTATTTACGTTGCCATTGGTCAAAAGGAATCAACAGTTAAGAATTCTGTTGAAACCTTAAAACGATTTGGTGCTATGGACTACACAATCGTAGTAGAAGCTGGACCTAGTGAGCCAGCACCAATGCTTTACATCGCTCCATATGCAGGTACTGCTATGGGTGAAGAGTTTATGTACAATGGTAAGGATGTATTAATCGTATTTGATGACTTGAGTAAACAAGCCGTTGCTTACCGTGAAATTTCCTTACTTCTTCGTCGTCCGCCTGGTCGTGAAGCTTATCCAGGTGACGTATTCTACTTGCACTCTCGCTTGCTAGAACGTAGTGCTAAGTTGAATAAGAAGCTTGGTGGCGGTTCAATGACTGCGTTACCATTTATTCAAACTCAAGCTGGAGATATTTCGGCATATATTCCAACTAACGTTATTTCCATTACTGATGGACAGATTTTCTTGGAAGCCGACTTGTTCTTCGCTGGTACTCGTCCTGCCATTAACGCTGGTGAATCTGTTTCTCGTGTTGGTGGTAGTGCACAGATCAAGGCTATGAAGAAAGTAGCAGGTACGTTGCGTGTTGACCTAGCTTCATATAGAGAACTTGAAAGTTTCGCTCAATTTGGTAGTGATCTTGACCAAGCTACTCAAGCTAAGTTAAACCGTGGACGTCGTACTGTTGAAGTTTTGAAGCAACCACTTCATAAGCCACTTCCTGTTGAAGATGAAGTATTGATTCTTTATGCTTTAACACATGGCTTTTTGGATGCTATCCCTGTACCGGATATTCAACGTTATGAACTTGAATTATATGATTACTTTGCAAGTAACTATAATGACTTACTTGATGTAATCCGTACAACGGGAGATTTACCTGAGGAAGCTAAGCTTAACGAAGCTTTAAAGAACTTCAACGAAGGTTTTTCAATCAGTAAGAAATAG
- the atpB gene encoding F0F1 ATP synthase subunit A, with product MNEKSVVVNVFGLNFNVTNCLGGTLVAIAVFFLVWYLGRNISLKPNKKQNLLEYLIDFTNGIVKDNVADVDAQKHLSLYAFTLFMFIFFMNQLGLFFEFSINDHILVKSPTANPLITMTMAMMTLLLSYNFGVQKFGAKGYFANYAKPVGFLLPINIIEEFTNFLTLSLRLYGNIYAGEVLLTLIGGRFAKSAGWFTVIASVPLTLIWQGFSVFIGSIQAYVFVTLSMVYIGKKVTEE from the coding sequence GTGAATGAGAAATCTGTAGTCGTTAATGTATTCGGCTTGAATTTCAATGTAACTAACTGCTTAGGGGGAACGTTAGTCGCAATTGCGGTTTTCTTTCTTGTTTGGTATTTAGGACGCAATATTTCTTTAAAACCTAATAAAAAGCAAAATTTATTAGAATATCTAATTGATTTTACAAATGGGATTGTTAAAGATAATGTTGCTGATGTAGATGCACAAAAACATCTATCTCTTTATGCCTTTACCCTATTTATGTTCATTTTCTTTATGAACCAGTTAGGTTTGTTCTTTGAGTTTTCAATTAATGACCATATCCTTGTCAAATCACCAACTGCTAACCCATTGATTACAATGACTATGGCAATGATGACATTGTTATTATCTTATAACTTTGGTGTTCAGAAGTTTGGTGCTAAAGGTTATTTTGCAAATTATGCAAAACCAGTTGGATTTTTACTTCCAATCAATATTATTGAGGAATTCACTAATTTCTTGACGTTATCACTACGTCTTTACGGTAATATTTATGCCGGTGAAGTTTTACTAACTTTAATCGGTGGACGTTTTGCAAAGAGTGCGGGTTGGTTTACCGTCATCGCTTCGGTTCCACTAACTTTAATCTGGCAAGGCTTCTCTGTCTTTATTGGCTCTATCCAGGCATATGTATTCGTAACTTTATCAATGGTGTACATTGGTAAGAAGGTTACTGAAGAATAA
- the atpF gene encoding F0F1 ATP synthase subunit B → MQFMFAALKLELGDTLYYLLIFAALLLLVKHFAWGPVTKMMEKRRQKVISDLDQAESDRKKAALLANQREAALKDSKQEATQILSTAKRNAEKTKSSIISQADQEAAAIRERASKDAAQAKTDALNEARDQVADISVAIAEKVISKSLSAADQKDLVDQFIKGLND, encoded by the coding sequence ATGCAATTTATGTTTGCAGCCTTAAAATTAGAGTTAGGAGATACGCTTTACTATCTTTTAATCTTTGCAGCTCTGCTCCTTTTGGTTAAGCACTTTGCTTGGGGTCCAGTAACAAAGATGATGGAGAAGCGTCGTCAAAAGGTGATCAGCGATCTTGATCAAGCAGAAAGTGACCGTAAAAAGGCAGCTCTTCTTGCTAATCAACGTGAAGCAGCCTTGAAAGACTCTAAACAAGAGGCAACACAAATTCTTTCTACTGCAAAGAGAAATGCGGAAAAGACTAAGAGTAGTATTATTAGTCAAGCTGATCAAGAAGCTGCCGCAATTAGAGAAAGAGCATCTAAAGATGCTGCGCAAGCAAAAACAGATGCTTTAAACGAGGCTCGTGATCAAGTAGCAGATATTTCTGTCGCAATTGCTGAAAAAGTAATTAGTAAGAGTTTATCTGCTGCAGATCAGAAGGACTTGGTAGATCAATTTATCAAGGGGCTGAATGACTAA